The Saprospiraceae bacterium genome includes a window with the following:
- a CDS encoding cupin domain-containing protein — protein MKNLIELHSADKEVSAQLLFKGELGTATAIQLERNGTLKEHLTKTPALLICVSGLVTYEDENEQEIKLEQGDYVHIIPNVKHWLYASAKSQLILLK, from the coding sequence ATGAAAAATTTAATAGAGCTACACAGTGCTGACAAAGAAGTGTCGGCACAATTACTTTTTAAAGGTGAACTCGGAACAGCAACCGCCATCCAATTAGAACGAAATGGCACATTGAAAGAACACCTTACTAAAACTCCAGCATTACTAATTTGTGTTTCGGGTTTAGTAACTTATGAAGACGAAAACGAACAGGAAATAAAGTTGGAACAAGGCGATTATGTGCACATTATACCCAATGTGAAACATTGGCTATATGCGTCCGCAAAATCTCAACTCATCTTATTGAAATAA
- a CDS encoding TolC family protein: MKLANIHKHISILLIAIGFQTAQAQTWTLQQCIDTAQVYNKNLQMSRNNMAIGDQREKEAKANLIPKITANADYKYFTNLPYQLLPLNALNPAAPEGEFRAAQFGVPHNINTNLTLLMPLYNPQVYGAIQTTKIASELTELQYQKTEEQIYFEISNLYYNAQILHNQLSFIESNLLNAERLLKNMQLLNEQLLAKATDVSKVKLQVSQLATQKETISSKYEQVLNALKFAMGIPIEQNLQIETNIQYQNTNEYTPSSTLDIRIIKTQNRLLSSEINTLNKSRFLPSLNLIGMYGTTGFGYNGQPSSFLDFYPIGFAGVQLSYPLFNGTVTQRKINQKTLELKNNELQFGLISEQTDMQVKNARIQREVAKKSVETTTEQIELAKTIYEQTVLQQKQGTASLTDVLLADNALREAQQTYLTAVIDYLKADLELKKLTGNISITK, encoded by the coding sequence ATGAAGTTAGCGAATATTCACAAACACATTTCTATTCTACTAATAGCGATAGGATTTCAAACTGCCCAAGCACAAACTTGGACTTTGCAACAATGTATTGATACGGCACAGGTTTATAACAAAAACTTGCAAATGAGTAGAAACAATATGGCTATTGGTGATCAAAGGGAAAAAGAAGCCAAGGCCAATTTAATTCCAAAGATAACCGCCAATGCAGATTATAAGTATTTTACCAATTTGCCCTATCAGTTGTTGCCTCTCAACGCCTTGAACCCTGCTGCACCCGAAGGTGAATTTAGAGCTGCACAATTTGGTGTTCCGCACAACATCAACACTAACTTGACCTTATTAATGCCTTTGTATAATCCACAAGTGTATGGAGCAATTCAAACCACAAAAATTGCTTCGGAATTGACCGAACTGCAATACCAAAAAACTGAAGAGCAAATCTATTTTGAAATTTCCAATCTGTATTATAATGCACAAATACTGCATAACCAATTGTCTTTTATTGAAAGCAACCTATTAAATGCAGAGAGACTTCTAAAAAATATGCAACTGCTCAATGAACAATTGCTTGCTAAAGCAACAGATGTAAGTAAAGTAAAATTGCAAGTTTCACAGTTAGCCACGCAAAAGGAAACTATCAGCAGTAAATATGAGCAAGTTCTGAATGCCTTGAAATTTGCAATGGGTATTCCAATTGAACAAAATCTACAAATTGAAACAAATATTCAATATCAAAACACAAATGAATATACGCCTTCATCAACTTTAGATATACGCATCATAAAAACACAAAATCGCTTACTATCAAGTGAAATAAACACACTCAATAAATCAAGATTTTTGCCTTCTCTTAATCTTATTGGAATGTATGGCACAACAGGGTTTGGTTATAACGGACAACCTTCTTCTTTCCTCGACTTTTATCCAATCGGATTTGCAGGAGTTCAGTTGTCCTATCCGCTATTTAACGGTACAGTTACTCAACGAAAAATCAACCAAAAAACATTAGAACTAAAAAACAATGAACTCCAATTTGGATTGATTTCTGAACAAACTGATATGCAGGTTAAAAATGCTCGAATACAAAGAGAAGTTGCTAAAAAATCAGTAGAAACAACAACTGAACAAATTGAACTGGCAAAAACTATTTACGAGCAAACTGTCCTTCAACAAAAACAAGGAACAGCAAGTCTAACAGATGTTTTGCTTGCGGACAATGCTTTACGTGAAGCACAACAAACTTATCTAACTGCTGTAATTGATTATCTCAAAGCAGACTTGGAACTTAAGAAATTAACTGGAAACATTTCAATAACCAAATAA
- a CDS encoding CatB-related O-acetyltransferase, whose amino-acid sequence MTGPNKDSKFPLENYSRLCFLKNVVKNPNIIVGDYTYYDDFENVENFEKNVKYHFDFVGDKLIIGKFCMIASDVKFIMNGANHLTNALTSYPFAIFGNGWEHAMENKSYPHKGDINIGNDVWIGYNATIMAGVTIGDGAIIATNSTVVKDVEPYSIVGGDPANEIKKRFSEKTINELLEIKWWNWDIEKITKNVQNLTGNDIENLLKQ is encoded by the coding sequence ATGACGGGACCAAATAAAGACAGTAAATTTCCATTGGAAAATTACAGCAGGCTTTGTTTTTTAAAGAATGTTGTAAAGAATCCTAACATCATAGTGGGAGATTATACCTACTATGATGACTTTGAAAATGTTGAAAATTTTGAAAAGAATGTAAAATATCATTTTGACTTCGTGGGCGACAAATTGATCATTGGTAAGTTTTGTATGATAGCTTCTGATGTGAAATTTATCATGAATGGAGCTAATCATTTGACAAATGCGTTGACTTCATATCCATTTGCGATTTTTGGTAATGGTTGGGAGCATGCTATGGAAAATAAATCTTACCCCCACAAAGGTGACATAAATATTGGCAATGACGTATGGATAGGGTACAATGCTACCATAATGGCAGGAGTGACAATAGGGGATGGAGCCATTATTGCAACCAACTCTACAGTGGTGAAAGATGTTGAGCCTTATTCGATTGTAGGAGGCGATCCGGCAAATGAAATTAAAAAGCGATTTTCAGAAAAGACAATTAATGAATTATTAGAGATAAAATGGTGGAATTGGGACATTGAAAAAATCACTAAAAATGTTCAAAACCTGACCGGTAATGACATTGAAAACCTTTTAAAACAATAA
- a CDS encoding DJ-1/PfpI family protein: MNIAVVLFDDFETLDVFGPVEVFGRLTDKYSIKFYSQHGGEIKNGHGVSIITERLDEINGDLEIFIIPGGYGTRKEVYNSTLIDKIKELSICSKFVMTVCTGSALLARTGLLDGKKATSNKRAFAWAKTNSEKAIWDNKARWTIDEKFYTSSGVSAGIDMSLGFLSDRFGIEFARQVADEIEYIWTEDKDNDTFTAQ; this comes from the coding sequence ATGAACATAGCAGTAGTATTATTTGACGACTTTGAAACACTGGATGTATTCGGACCTGTTGAAGTCTTTGGCAGGCTTACTGACAAATACAGTATTAAATTTTATTCACAGCATGGTGGAGAAATAAAAAACGGACACGGAGTATCCATCATCACTGAAAGACTGGATGAAATAAATGGTGACCTGGAAATATTTATTATTCCGGGTGGCTATGGGACAAGAAAGGAAGTCTACAACAGTACACTCATCGACAAAATAAAAGAATTATCGATCTGCAGCAAATTTGTCATGACTGTATGTACCGGAAGTGCTCTGCTTGCGCGAACCGGACTTCTGGACGGCAAAAAAGCCACTTCAAATAAACGAGCATTTGCCTGGGCAAAAACAAACAGTGAAAAGGCAATCTGGGACAATAAAGCACGGTGGACGATAGACGAAAAATTTTATACTTCATCAGGTGTAAGTGCAGGAATAGACATGTCTTTGGGATTTTTAAGTGACAGATTCGGAATTGAATTTGCAAGGCAAGTAGCGGATGAAATAGAATATATCTGGACAGAAGATAAGGACAATGACACTTTTACAGCACAATGA
- a CDS encoding acyl-CoA dehydrogenase family protein has protein sequence MSQGVNIGVAESRFNEILAATRKFVEERLFPVEMSIISMEWQDAVPLLNKFREEVKSLGLWCPHIPQQYGGLGLSNKQHGQVSEILGKSPIGHYVFNCQAPDAGNMEILMDFGTEAQKEKYLKPLVEGKITSCFSMTEPENAGSNPLLLSTTAVKSGEFYHINGHKWFTTAADSASFAIVMVVTDPENTNPYLRTSQLIVDTKTEGFQLVRNIPIMGEAGSGYFTHGQIKYEDCKTHVSNLLGAEGAGYLIAQTRLGPGRIHHCMRWIGICERAFDLMCRYAIKRQTSPGKLLAEKQTVQNWIAESRAEINAAKLLVLDAAEKIDHFGQENAKVEISVIKFYVANVLQHVLDRAIQVHGALGITDDTLLSWWYRHERGARIYDGPDEVHKSRVAKEILKKFVKK, from the coding sequence ATGTCACAAGGGGTAAATATAGGCGTAGCTGAAAGCAGATTCAATGAAATACTGGCAGCCACCAGAAAATTTGTTGAAGAAAGATTATTTCCTGTTGAAATGAGCATCATCAGCATGGAATGGCAAGATGCAGTACCGCTATTAAATAAATTTCGGGAAGAAGTGAAGTCACTGGGCCTTTGGTGCCCTCACATACCACAGCAATACGGTGGCCTGGGTTTGTCCAACAAACAGCATGGTCAGGTCAGTGAGATTTTGGGTAAAAGTCCGATAGGCCATTATGTGTTCAATTGTCAGGCTCCCGATGCCGGCAATATGGAAATCCTGATGGACTTTGGCACTGAAGCGCAAAAAGAAAAGTATCTTAAACCCTTGGTTGAAGGAAAAATCACCAGTTGTTTTTCGATGACTGAGCCGGAAAATGCCGGATCAAATCCGCTCTTACTGAGTACCACGGCTGTCAAATCCGGTGAATTCTACCATATCAATGGACATAAATGGTTTACGACGGCTGCAGACTCTGCCAGTTTTGCAATAGTGATGGTGGTCACAGATCCGGAAAATACCAATCCATATCTGCGTACCAGCCAGCTCATCGTCGACACCAAAACAGAGGGATTTCAACTGGTCAGAAACATACCCATCATGGGTGAAGCGGGTTCGGGGTATTTCACTCATGGGCAGATCAAATATGAGGATTGCAAAACACATGTGTCAAATCTCCTTGGTGCTGAAGGAGCCGGATATCTCATAGCTCAGACCAGGCTGGGTCCCGGAAGAATACATCACTGTATGCGATGGATAGGTATCTGCGAGAGAGCTTTTGACCTGATGTGCCGATATGCCATCAAACGTCAGACATCCCCCGGAAAATTGCTGGCAGAAAAACAAACCGTACAAAACTGGATCGCAGAATCCCGTGCTGAAATCAATGCAGCAAAACTGTTGGTACTTGATGCCGCTGAAAAAATTGACCATTTCGGGCAGGAAAATGCAAAGGTTGAAATATCTGTTATTAAATTTTATGTCGCAAATGTACTCCAGCATGTTTTGGACAGAGCTATTCAGGTTCACGGAGCACTGGGTATCACAGATGACACGTTACTTTCATGGTGGTACAGGCACGAAAGAGGAGCGCGCATATACGATGGCCCCGATGAAGTACACAAGTCAAGGGTTGCTAAGGAGATTTTAAAAAAGTTCGTTAAAAAATAA
- a CDS encoding protein phosphatase 2C domain-containing protein yields the protein MSKEWKVAGTYVAGVSHERQKKGCHDRYAYKYNNGAISISLADGAGSALKPEVGADIATKQVNKTVTKHFDYIFESDIFSASHKLTHAIRTAFGIYAKRYNCKIKDLATTLLFACVKDDKFIAGHIGDGILACLKNDELVVLSPPDNGEFVNETYFITSNSYKSRFRLFKGSLNEIEGFVLMTDGTCESLF from the coding sequence ATGAGTAAAGAGTGGAAAGTAGCGGGTACTTATGTAGCGGGAGTTTCTCATGAACGTCAAAAAAAGGGATGTCATGACAGGTACGCTTATAAATACAACAATGGTGCAATAAGCATTAGTTTGGCAGACGGGGCAGGCTCTGCACTTAAACCTGAAGTTGGTGCAGACATTGCAACTAAGCAAGTAAATAAAACAGTCACAAAACATTTCGACTACATTTTTGAATCCGACATATTTTCAGCAAGCCATAAGTTAACTCATGCTATAAGAACTGCATTTGGCATTTATGCTAAACGTTACAATTGCAAAATTAAAGACCTTGCAACGACATTACTTTTTGCATGTGTCAAAGACGACAAATTTATTGCAGGTCATATTGGAGATGGCATTTTAGCGTGTCTAAAAAATGATGAATTGGTAGTATTATCACCTCCTGACAACGGTGAGTTTGTAAACGAAACATATTTTATAACTTCAAATTCTTATAAAAGTAGGTTTCGCTTATTTAAGGGTAGTTTGAATGAAATTGAAGGATTTGTATTAATGACTGATGGAACATGTGAAAGTCTTTTTTGA
- a CDS encoding calcium-binding EGF-like domain-containing protein → MKNLPLFLFSFMLLLISCSKSDPCEGIACKNGGTCSDGSCQCPPGWEGPLCETESLPKAVNVTAIKVTKFPANKADGSKWDNDNTNPDIFPALYTLKSDNTADQVLWTSDAIKLNAPTGQTHDFTLILPKLSMKTYDKSLGLFLLEKDDTSSENMGGIAFKLQDVVKGKPATITLDCATCKVASELKVSYE, encoded by the coding sequence ATGAAAAACTTACCTTTATTTTTGTTCTCTTTTATGCTGTTATTGATTTCCTGCAGCAAATCCGACCCTTGCGAAGGGATAGCCTGTAAAAATGGCGGAACGTGTTCTGATGGCTCATGCCAATGTCCCCCCGGATGGGAAGGACCACTTTGCGAAACGGAATCCCTTCCCAAAGCTGTTAATGTCACAGCCATCAAAGTGACAAAATTTCCCGCTAACAAAGCAGATGGATCCAAATGGGACAATGATAATACCAATCCTGATATTTTCCCAGCCTTGTACACCCTAAAGTCGGATAATACTGCAGATCAGGTACTTTGGACTTCTGACGCAATCAAACTCAATGCCCCTACTGGTCAGACCCATGATTTTACACTAATACTTCCCAAACTATCCATGAAGACTTATGATAAGTCTCTGGGATTATTTTTATTGGAAAAAGATGATACATCGTCAGAAAACATGGGCGGTATTGCTTTCAAGTTGCAGGATGTGGTCAAAGGAAAACCAGCCACGATCACCCTGGACTGTGCTACCTGCAAAGTCGCATCTGAACTGAAGGTCAGTTATGAATAA
- a CDS encoding DUF554 domain-containing protein — MIIPKATFVNMLTVTIGSLLGILLKNIFTADIQDIVFQAVGLGTLLIGIKMALRLPEGYLLVFFFSLIIGAIFGQIVHVDLIFNSISESLKSAIGNSDAGFTEGLISAFLLFCVGSMTIVGALEEGLQQKRELLYLKSLLDGFSSIALASTYGIGVWFSIIPMLIFQGGITILSSRVKNIFSQPVMDCLSATGGMLIIGIAIHLLKLGKVNLENLLPALVIVTLLSYFYSKYKLKSMADNVIHVNDD; from the coding sequence ATGATCATACCTAAAGCAACATTTGTAAATATGCTCACCGTCACGATCGGTAGTTTACTTGGCATTTTATTAAAAAATATTTTCACTGCAGATATTCAGGATATTGTATTTCAGGCTGTGGGTCTGGGTACTTTGCTGATAGGTATCAAAATGGCTTTAAGGCTTCCTGAAGGTTATCTTTTAGTATTTTTTTTCAGCTTGATCATAGGGGCCATTTTTGGACAGATAGTGCATGTTGACCTGATTTTTAATTCCATTTCTGAAAGTTTAAAATCAGCTATTGGCAATAGCGACGCAGGATTTACTGAAGGATTGATTTCCGCTTTTTTGTTATTTTGTGTAGGGTCCATGACTATAGTGGGTGCATTGGAAGAAGGTCTGCAGCAAAAAAGAGAATTGTTATATTTAAAATCCCTTTTGGATGGGTTTTCGTCGATTGCACTGGCATCCACCTATGGCATAGGGGTTTGGTTTTCAATCATCCCGATGCTGATATTTCAGGGAGGAATCACCATATTGTCATCCAGGGTCAAAAATATATTCAGCCAACCAGTCATGGACTGTCTGAGCGCGACAGGTGGAATGCTCATCATTGGCATAGCCATTCATCTCCTGAAATTGGGTAAAGTCAATCTTGAAAACCTGTTGCCGGCTTTGGTGATAGTTACACTTTTATCTTATTTTTACTCAAAGTACAAACTAAAATCCATGGCAGATAATGTCATCCATGTTAATGATGATTGA
- a CDS encoding TetR/AcrR family transcriptional regulator: MTELLNATISDRQLEIIEAAGKILTASGVSGLTIKNLAKEMEFSESAIYRHFTSKEEIIIALLDYLAQSMDERYTNAISSEQSAEEKFTTLFQNQFSFFKKYPHFVVAVFSDGLMEESQRINETILKIMAVKMKHLMPIILEGQQKNVFTNSITSEELIHIVMGTFRLQMFKWRVANFQFDISRNGENMIQAVLTLIKTKTL; the protein is encoded by the coding sequence ATGACAGAACTATTGAATGCAACAATTTCAGACAGACAACTTGAAATTATAGAAGCAGCAGGTAAAATACTTACCGCTTCGGGAGTAAGTGGTTTAACAATTAAAAACCTTGCTAAGGAAATGGAGTTTTCTGAAAGTGCCATTTACAGGCATTTTACAAGCAAGGAAGAAATCATTATTGCCTTACTTGATTATCTTGCTCAAAGTATGGATGAACGCTATACCAATGCAATTTCAAGTGAACAATCAGCCGAAGAAAAATTTACAACCTTATTTCAAAATCAATTTTCATTTTTTAAAAAATACCCTCACTTTGTTGTAGCGGTATTTTCTGATGGACTGATGGAAGAAAGCCAACGCATTAATGAAACAATATTGAAAATTATGGCGGTAAAAATGAAACATTTAATGCCTATAATTTTAGAAGGTCAACAAAAGAACGTTTTTACTAATTCAATTACTTCCGAAGAGTTGATACATATCGTAATGGGAACTTTCAGGTTGCAGATGTTTAAGTGGAGAGTTGCAAATTTTCAATTTGACATAAGCAGAAATGGCGAAAATATGATACAGGCGGTTTTAACACTAATAAAAACTAAAACGCTATGA
- a CDS encoding T9SS type A sorting domain-containing protein → MSVDTKLREYIVVKPSGATPSGGYPVVFMFHGTSGTGEEFYNISGWKEKGQQEKFISVFPTSLKYCILNFPNNNPAILTRWFTGDLLTDQCPNLNQEFKDDVKFVRRIVDTIKSKFEINPIKIFAAGFSNGCSFSHKLAVDASDIFSGCAGVGSILTQADSNKAVRSIPFWNIIGSNDERFTTPIGVSELPFNDSILLYLNGYIKRMTTCFGLSQDYTKTSSQISNTYIYSKPNSGSFPPKFQFTLVKNMNHIYPNGVNYPVSATNLFWDFFNQSTVSNTRDNPSQNYTVSISPNPAVDDISIVSSHVILKVSVYNINGKLITEFHDINENSLTVDAKLQKGLHILQIKTNIGIKSLKVLINHH, encoded by the coding sequence ATGTCGGTCGATACTAAACTTCGTGAATATATAGTTGTGAAACCATCAGGCGCAACACCTTCAGGAGGGTACCCGGTTGTTTTTATGTTTCATGGTACCAGTGGAACAGGAGAAGAATTTTATAATATTTCAGGATGGAAAGAAAAAGGTCAACAAGAGAAATTTATATCGGTTTTCCCTACTTCTCTAAAATATTGTATTCTTAACTTTCCAAACAACAATCCTGCTATTTTAACACGATGGTTTACGGGAGACCTATTGACTGATCAGTGCCCTAATTTAAATCAGGAATTTAAGGATGATGTGAAATTTGTGAGAAGGATAGTTGATACCATAAAATCAAAATTTGAAATTAATCCAATTAAAATCTTTGCAGCAGGATTTTCTAACGGCTGTTCGTTTTCGCATAAACTTGCAGTTGATGCATCAGATATTTTTTCCGGCTGTGCAGGAGTAGGCTCTATACTGACACAGGCAGACTCCAATAAAGCTGTAAGAAGTATTCCATTCTGGAATATCATAGGTTCAAATGATGAAAGATTTACCACACCAATCGGTGTATCTGAATTGCCATTTAATGACTCCATCCTTCTTTATCTCAATGGGTACATAAAAAGGATGACTACGTGTTTTGGTTTGAGTCAGGATTATACAAAAACTTCCAGTCAAATTAGTAACACTTATATATACTCAAAACCAAATTCCGGAAGTTTTCCACCAAAATTTCAGTTTACTCTGGTCAAAAATATGAATCACATTTACCCAAATGGTGTTAATTATCCTGTCAGTGCTACAAATTTATTCTGGGATTTTTTTAACCAATCAACGGTATCAAATACAAGGGACAACCCATCTCAAAATTATACTGTAAGCATATCACCAAATCCTGCGGTTGATGATATCTCCATAGTCAGTAGTCATGTCATTTTAAAAGTCTCTGTTTATAATATAAATGGTAAGTTGATCACAGAATTTCATGATATCAATGAAAATTCACTAACAGTGGATGCAAAACTTCAGAAAGGTTTACACATATTACAAATAAAAACCAATATTGGTATCAAATCATTGAAAGTGTTGATCAATCATCATTAA
- the thiL gene encoding thiamine-phosphate kinase: MSHNTYTTFTDLNTLGEFGLIDTLTKDHPSVKSTTLKSVGDDAAIIKNEGEVTVVSTDMLVEGIHFDLMYTPLKHLGYKSVVVNLSDIFAMNAEPSQITVSIAVSSKYSLEAIQELYDGIYTACKMYKVDLVGGDTTSSPKGMVISITAIGQAANEDIVYRNGAKKGDIICVTGDLGASYLGLQILEREKQVYLAHPGVQPELEKNQYLIERQLKPEAQAGAIAYFQKNKVRPTAMIDISDGLASEILHICKQSGTGAFIEEGKVPIHPDTERTAIEFKLDPITCALHGGEDYELLFTIDEKDLEKIRFMPEVFIIGEITDAADGVKLHTTGGNVHDITAQGWNHFRE; encoded by the coding sequence ATGAGTCATAACACCTACACTACTTTTACAGACCTAAATACACTGGGAGAATTTGGACTGATCGACACACTCACTAAAGATCATCCGTCAGTAAAAAGTACTACTTTAAAATCTGTGGGCGATGATGCTGCTATCATAAAAAACGAAGGTGAGGTCACTGTAGTGTCTACTGACATGCTGGTAGAAGGCATCCATTTTGACCTGATGTACACCCCTTTAAAACACCTTGGGTATAAATCCGTCGTCGTCAATCTCTCAGATATCTTTGCCATGAATGCTGAGCCATCTCAGATTACAGTATCCATAGCAGTGTCCAGCAAATATAGCCTTGAAGCCATACAGGAGCTGTATGACGGTATTTACACAGCATGTAAAATGTACAAGGTAGACCTGGTAGGTGGCGACACCACATCTTCTCCCAAAGGCATGGTCATCAGTATCACAGCTATCGGACAGGCAGCAAACGAAGATATCGTGTACAGAAACGGTGCAAAAAAAGGTGACATCATCTGTGTGACGGGTGATCTCGGTGCATCCTATCTCGGACTGCAGATTCTGGAAAGAGAAAAACAAGTGTACCTCGCTCATCCCGGAGTACAACCGGAACTCGAAAAAAACCAATACCTCATAGAGAGACAACTCAAACCCGAAGCTCAGGCAGGTGCGATTGCATATTTCCAAAAAAACAAAGTGCGTCCTACAGCGATGATAGATATTTCTGACGGCTTGGCAAGTGAAATTTTACATATTTGCAAGCAGTCTGGAACCGGAGCATTTATTGAGGAAGGTAAAGTGCCCATTCATCCCGACACAGAAAGGACAGCGATTGAGTTTAAGCTCGATCCCATCACATGTGCACTGCATGGTGGTGAAGATTATGAATTGCTCTTTACTATCGACGAAAAAGACCTTGAGAAAATTAGATTTATGCCGGAAGTATTTATCATAGGTGAGATCACCGATGCTGCTGATGGCGTAAAGCTTCATACCACAGGAGGCAATGTTCACGATATCACTGCTCAGGGCTGGAATCATTTCAGGGAGTAA
- a CDS encoding VWA domain-containing protein, translating into MSYFSGVPIPPEVECIYNPNVVPTQTIVQAPPPPKTNTPPLLTIRQKDLVDNPSARLPVALLLDTSGSMLTDNRIGELNKGIDLFFNSILEDEVTRYSVELSIITFGRVVTKVLDFANVERQVPDFQKNMPIVVNSSMDGTPMGEAVEMAIKILNERKSEYKTAGVEYYQPWLVLMTDGQPTDSISNATILTSSMVEAGKLSLFPIAIGAGANLVELNKFSPKRPPLRLRGLNFREFFEWLKESAKSTSQSTPGQATSSPPIGWATL; encoded by the coding sequence ATGAGTTACTTTTCAGGTGTTCCAATTCCACCAGAGGTTGAATGCATATACAATCCAAATGTGGTTCCAACTCAAACTATTGTTCAAGCCCCACCACCCCCAAAAACAAACACTCCACCACTTTTAACAATAAGACAAAAGGACCTTGTAGATAACCCTTCGGCTCGTTTACCTGTTGCATTACTATTAGACACAAGTGGTTCAATGCTAACCGATAATAGAATTGGTGAGCTAAACAAGGGTATCGACCTTTTCTTTAACTCAATATTGGAGGATGAAGTAACAAGATACTCAGTTGAATTGTCAATTATCACATTTGGAAGGGTGGTTACTAAGGTTTTAGATTTTGCCAATGTAGAAAGGCAGGTTCCTGATTTTCAAAAAAATATGCCAATTGTGGTAAATAGCTCTATGGATGGCACTCCAATGGGTGAAGCCGTAGAAATGGCAATAAAAATTTTAAATGAACGTAAATCAGAGTATAAGACAGCAGGTGTAGAATATTATCAGCCTTGGCTTGTATTAATGACAGATGGTCAGCCAACTGATAGCATCTCAAACGCAACAATTTTAACATCAAGCATGGTTGAAGCAGGTAAATTAAGTCTGTTTCCAATTGCGATTGGTGCAGGAGCAAACTTGGTCGAATTAAATAAGTTTTCGCCCAAAAGACCTCCCCTTAGATTACGTGGTTTAAATTTCAGAGAATTCTTTGAATGGTTAAAAGAAAGTGCAAAAAGCACATCACAATCAACTCCAGGACAGGCAACATCATCTCCTCCGATTGGTTGGGCAACTTTGTAA